Proteins from one Gossypium raimondii isolate GPD5lz chromosome 8, ASM2569854v1, whole genome shotgun sequence genomic window:
- the LOC105791157 gene encoding BAHD acyltransferase DCR isoform X2 translates to MGHNCFALTGDSGKKDEMSKVKIISTSHVKPGKMIGRKECQLVTFDLPYLAFHYNQKLLFYKCGEFEEKVEKLKDGLRVVLEEFYQLAGKLGKDEDGVFRVEYDDDMDGVEVVEATAMEIGIEELAAEDGTASFKDLIPYNGVLNLEGLNRPLLCVQVTKLKDGVAMGCAFNHAILDGTSTWHFMSSWAQICSGSNSVSVSPFLERTKVRNTRVKLDLSLPPNPVNGDANQGPQLREKLFRFSEAAIDKIKSKVNSTPPSDSSKPFSTFQSLAYHVWHHVTLARELKPQDYTVFTLFADCRKRVDPPMPESYFGNLIHAIFTVTAAGLLSANPPQFGASLVQKAIEAHNAKAIEERNKEWEAAPKIFEYKDAGVNCVAVGSSPRFKVYDVDFGWGKPEGVRSGSNNRFDGMVYLYQGKSGGRSIDVEIALEAGALEKLEKDKEFVLEV, encoded by the exons ATGGGTCACAACTGCTTTGCTCTCACAG GTGATTCAGGGAAGAAGGACGAGATGTCAAAGGTGAAAATCATCAGCACAAGTCATGTGAAGCCTGGAAAGATGATAGGAAGAAAAGAATGTCAATTGGTTACTTTTGATCTCCCATATTTGGCATTCCATTATAACCAGAAGCTGTTGTTTTACAAGTGTGGGGAGTTTGAGGAGAAGGTGGAAAAACTCAAGGATGGGCTGAGAGTGGTTTTGGAGGAGTTTTATCAGCTAGCAGGCAAGCTTGGTAAAGATGAGGATGGGGTTTTCAGGGTGGAATACGACGACGATATGGACGGTGTCGAGGTGGTGGAAGCCACCGCCATGGAGATCGGCATCGAGGAACTGGCGGCTGAAGACGGCACTGCCTCTTTCAAGGACTTGATACCCTACAATGGTGTTCTGAACTTGGAGGGCCTTAACAGACCTCTCTTGTGTGTGCAG GTAACCAAGTTGAAAGACGGAGTGGCAATGGGGTGCGCATTCAACCACGCCATCCTTGATGGAACTTCCACTTGGCATTTCATGAGCTCATGGGCCCAAATCTGTAGCGGGTCCAACTCCGTCTCAGTCTCGCCGTTTCTCGAGAGGACCAAAGTCCGAAACACCCGCGTGAAGCTGGATCTCTCGCTCCCACCTAACCCTGTCAACGGTGACGCCAACCAAGGCCCCCAGCTGAGGGAGAAACTCTTCAGGTTTTCTGAAGCTGCCATCGACAAGATCAAGTCAAAAGTCAACTCTACCCCACCATCCGACTCCTCTAAACCATTCTCAACTTTCCAATCTCTAGCTTATCACGTTTGGCACCACGTAACCCTAGCACGTGAACTCAAACCTCAAGATTACACAGTTTTCACTCTCTTCGCTGATTGTCGTAAAAGGGTTGATCCACCCATGCCGGAAAGTTACTTCGGAAACCTAATTCATGCCATCTTCACCGTCACGGCAGCCGGGTTATTGTCGGCTAATCCACCGCAATTCGGTGCATCGTTGGTACAAAAAGCTATAGAAGCGCACAACGCGAAGGCCATCGAAGAACGAAACAAGGAGTGGGAAGCAGCACCGAAGATATTCGAGTACAAGGATGCTGGTGTGAACTGCGTGGCGGTGGGGAGCTCTCCCAGGTTCAAGGTATACGATGTGGATTTCGGGTGGGGAAAACCGGAAGGGGTGAGGAGCGGATCCAACAACAGGTTTGATGGGATGGTGTATTTGTATCAAGGGAAGAGTGGTGGACGGAGCATTGACGTGGAGATCGCCTTGGAAGCTGGAGCACTGGAGAAGCTGGAGAAAGATAAGGAGTTTGTGTTGGAAGTTTAG
- the LOC105791157 gene encoding BAHD acyltransferase DCR isoform X1, translating into MQPPTTSSSVYVSISSSISDSGKKDEMSKVKIISTSHVKPGKMIGRKECQLVTFDLPYLAFHYNQKLLFYKCGEFEEKVEKLKDGLRVVLEEFYQLAGKLGKDEDGVFRVEYDDDMDGVEVVEATAMEIGIEELAAEDGTASFKDLIPYNGVLNLEGLNRPLLCVQVTKLKDGVAMGCAFNHAILDGTSTWHFMSSWAQICSGSNSVSVSPFLERTKVRNTRVKLDLSLPPNPVNGDANQGPQLREKLFRFSEAAIDKIKSKVNSTPPSDSSKPFSTFQSLAYHVWHHVTLARELKPQDYTVFTLFADCRKRVDPPMPESYFGNLIHAIFTVTAAGLLSANPPQFGASLVQKAIEAHNAKAIEERNKEWEAAPKIFEYKDAGVNCVAVGSSPRFKVYDVDFGWGKPEGVRSGSNNRFDGMVYLYQGKSGGRSIDVEIALEAGALEKLEKDKEFVLEV; encoded by the exons ATGCAACCCCCAACTACATCATCAAGTGTTTATGTTTCTATCTCATCTTCTATAA GTGATTCAGGGAAGAAGGACGAGATGTCAAAGGTGAAAATCATCAGCACAAGTCATGTGAAGCCTGGAAAGATGATAGGAAGAAAAGAATGTCAATTGGTTACTTTTGATCTCCCATATTTGGCATTCCATTATAACCAGAAGCTGTTGTTTTACAAGTGTGGGGAGTTTGAGGAGAAGGTGGAAAAACTCAAGGATGGGCTGAGAGTGGTTTTGGAGGAGTTTTATCAGCTAGCAGGCAAGCTTGGTAAAGATGAGGATGGGGTTTTCAGGGTGGAATACGACGACGATATGGACGGTGTCGAGGTGGTGGAAGCCACCGCCATGGAGATCGGCATCGAGGAACTGGCGGCTGAAGACGGCACTGCCTCTTTCAAGGACTTGATACCCTACAATGGTGTTCTGAACTTGGAGGGCCTTAACAGACCTCTCTTGTGTGTGCAG GTAACCAAGTTGAAAGACGGAGTGGCAATGGGGTGCGCATTCAACCACGCCATCCTTGATGGAACTTCCACTTGGCATTTCATGAGCTCATGGGCCCAAATCTGTAGCGGGTCCAACTCCGTCTCAGTCTCGCCGTTTCTCGAGAGGACCAAAGTCCGAAACACCCGCGTGAAGCTGGATCTCTCGCTCCCACCTAACCCTGTCAACGGTGACGCCAACCAAGGCCCCCAGCTGAGGGAGAAACTCTTCAGGTTTTCTGAAGCTGCCATCGACAAGATCAAGTCAAAAGTCAACTCTACCCCACCATCCGACTCCTCTAAACCATTCTCAACTTTCCAATCTCTAGCTTATCACGTTTGGCACCACGTAACCCTAGCACGTGAACTCAAACCTCAAGATTACACAGTTTTCACTCTCTTCGCTGATTGTCGTAAAAGGGTTGATCCACCCATGCCGGAAAGTTACTTCGGAAACCTAATTCATGCCATCTTCACCGTCACGGCAGCCGGGTTATTGTCGGCTAATCCACCGCAATTCGGTGCATCGTTGGTACAAAAAGCTATAGAAGCGCACAACGCGAAGGCCATCGAAGAACGAAACAAGGAGTGGGAAGCAGCACCGAAGATATTCGAGTACAAGGATGCTGGTGTGAACTGCGTGGCGGTGGGGAGCTCTCCCAGGTTCAAGGTATACGATGTGGATTTCGGGTGGGGAAAACCGGAAGGGGTGAGGAGCGGATCCAACAACAGGTTTGATGGGATGGTGTATTTGTATCAAGGGAAGAGTGGTGGACGGAGCATTGACGTGGAGATCGCCTTGGAAGCTGGAGCACTGGAGAAGCTGGAGAAAGATAAGGAGTTTGTGTTGGAAGTTTAG